A genomic segment from Pediococcus acidilactici encodes:
- a CDS encoding beta-galactosidase has product MQANLQWLDDPETFRVNQLPAHSDHHYYRNLDELNTGSSFVKSLNGTWRFHFATTPAKRPLKFYLPDFDDANFGTIQVPGHIELAGYSQIQYINTLYPWEGKIYRRPPYTLNQDQLEPGLFSDASDNSVGSYLKKFDLDDSFKNHRVIIQFQGVEEALYVWLNGHFIGYAEDSFTPSEFDLTPYVQERDNLLAVRVYKRSTAAFIEDQDMYRFSGIFRDVNLLALPDAHIVDLDIKPEVNADFKSGVLTVKATVSGTSATLELSVTDQNQQLLAAQTQTGTGKVSFKKIAFDNLKLWSPTSPTLYQLLIKVYDEQQQLLEVVPYQFGFRKVELREDKVIYVNNHRLVLNGVNRHEWNARSGRVISLDDMRKDIQIMLDNNINAVRTCHYPDQLPWYHLCDEAGLYVMAENNLESHGSWQKMGAVEPSYNVPGDNPHWLAAVVDRARSNYEWFKNHPSIIFWSLGNESFAGEDIAAMQAFYKEHDSSRLVHYEGVVRAPEFRDRISDVESRMYETPANIARYLENNPDKPFLNCEYMHDMGNSLGGMQSYNDLIDQYPMYQGGFIWDFIDQALLVHDPVTNQEVLRYGGDFDERHSDYEFSGDGLLFADRTPKPAMQEVKYYYGLHK; this is encoded by the coding sequence ATGCAAGCAAATCTACAGTGGCTTGATGATCCCGAAACTTTCCGAGTAAATCAACTACCCGCTCATAGTGACCATCACTACTATCGTAATTTAGACGAACTTAATACTGGTAGTAGCTTTGTAAAGAGCCTTAACGGGACTTGGCGTTTTCATTTTGCCACAACGCCAGCTAAACGGCCGCTCAAGTTCTATTTACCTGATTTTGACGACGCCAATTTTGGTACTATTCAAGTCCCCGGACACATCGAATTAGCAGGTTACAGCCAGATCCAATATATTAATACCTTGTATCCCTGGGAGGGTAAAATATATCGGCGCCCGCCGTACACGCTTAACCAAGATCAACTAGAACCCGGCTTATTTAGTGACGCGAGCGACAACAGCGTTGGCTCATACCTGAAAAAATTTGACCTTGACGATTCTTTCAAAAATCATCGGGTTATCATTCAATTTCAAGGGGTTGAGGAAGCCCTCTACGTTTGGTTAAACGGGCATTTTATTGGGTATGCTGAAGACAGTTTCACCCCTTCTGAATTCGATTTAACCCCTTACGTTCAAGAACGTGATAATCTCCTGGCCGTGCGCGTTTACAAACGGAGCACCGCGGCCTTTATCGAAGATCAAGACATGTACCGTTTTTCCGGGATTTTCCGGGACGTTAATTTACTTGCCCTTCCCGATGCGCACATTGTTGATTTAGATATTAAACCCGAGGTGAACGCCGATTTTAAGAGTGGCGTCCTTACGGTTAAGGCTACCGTTTCTGGCACTAGCGCTACTTTAGAGTTAAGCGTGACTGATCAAAATCAGCAACTTTTAGCAGCGCAAACCCAGACGGGAACTGGTAAAGTTTCATTTAAAAAGATTGCCTTCGACAATTTAAAACTCTGGTCCCCAACCTCACCGACTTTATATCAATTACTGATTAAAGTTTACGATGAACAGCAGCAACTCTTAGAAGTCGTTCCCTATCAATTCGGCTTTCGAAAAGTGGAATTACGCGAGGACAAGGTCATTTACGTTAACAACCACCGCCTAGTGCTCAACGGAGTTAACCGTCACGAATGGAATGCTCGCAGTGGCCGAGTCATTTCGCTGGACGATATGCGCAAGGACATTCAAATCATGTTGGATAACAACATCAATGCCGTTCGAACTTGCCATTATCCGGACCAGCTTCCCTGGTACCACCTTTGCGACGAAGCCGGGCTTTACGTGATGGCCGAAAATAATTTGGAATCTCACGGCTCCTGGCAAAAAATGGGCGCAGTGGAGCCTTCTTATAACGTTCCCGGCGATAATCCCCACTGGTTAGCAGCCGTGGTTGACCGTGCCCGTTCTAATTACGAATGGTTTAAAAATCATCCATCAATCATCTTCTGGTCCCTCGGTAACGAATCCTTTGCGGGAGAAGACATTGCAGCCATGCAAGCTTTCTATAAGGAACACGATTCTTCGCGTCTAGTTCATTACGAAGGTGTGGTCCGGGCTCCCGAATTTCGGGATCGCATTTCTGACGTGGAAAGTCGGATGTACGAAACCCCAGCTAACATTGCGCGTTACCTAGAAAATAACCCGGATAAACCCTTCCTAAACTGTGAATACATGCATGATATGGGTAATTCTTTGGGTGGCATGCAATCATATAACGACTTAATTGATCAGTATCCAATGTACCAAGGCGGGTTTATTTGGGACTTCATTGACCAAGCCCTCTTGGTTCACGATCCGGTAACCAATCAAGAAGTTCTTCGTTACGGCGGTGACTTTGATGAACGCCATTCTGACTATGAG
- a CDS encoding galactokinase, with protein sequence MNATDLKKEFSEIFDTKPERVFFSPGRINLIGEHTDYNGGHVFPCAITIGTYGVYAPRTDSTVRMYSANIPDSGVVTFDVNNLEYDQAAGWTNYPKGMMNELVKTGAKFDHGFDLYVHGNMPDGAGLSSSASIELLTGAILNTAFNLGVSQLDLVKIGQKCENNYVGVNSGIMDQFAVGMGKQEQAILLDTNTLDYSYAPVKLGDHVIVIMNTNKRRELADSKYNERRSECEEALRRLQTKLDINSLGDLTNDEFDEAAYLINDETLIKRARHAVSENQRTIRAAKALADDDLKTFGDLVTASHVSLHFDYEVTGKELDTLAEAAWKQPGVLGARMTGAGFGGCGIAIVEKDQVESFKENVGKIYRDKIGYDADFYIAEVADGPKEL encoded by the coding sequence ATGAACGCAACTGACTTAAAGAAAGAATTTTCCGAAATTTTTGACACCAAACCTGAAAGGGTTTTCTTCTCCCCGGGACGGATTAACTTAATTGGTGAACACACTGACTACAACGGTGGTCACGTATTCCCATGCGCAATCACAATCGGAACTTATGGGGTTTACGCACCCCGGACGGATAGTACGGTCAGAATGTACTCGGCTAACATTCCGGATTCAGGAGTAGTTACGTTTGACGTGAATAACCTCGAATACGATCAGGCAGCGGGTTGGACGAATTATCCAAAAGGGATGATGAACGAATTGGTTAAAACGGGAGCTAAGTTTGACCATGGATTTGACCTTTACGTACACGGCAACATGCCAGATGGTGCAGGTTTATCATCCTCAGCTTCCATTGAATTATTGACCGGAGCTATTTTAAACACCGCTTTTAATCTAGGCGTTAGCCAATTAGACTTAGTCAAAATTGGCCAAAAGTGTGAAAATAACTACGTAGGGGTTAACTCTGGAATTATGGACCAATTCGCAGTTGGAATGGGGAAGCAAGAACAAGCGATTTTACTGGACACTAATACCTTAGATTATTCATACGCTCCAGTTAAGTTAGGCGATCACGTAATCGTAATTATGAATACGAACAAACGCCGTGAACTTGCGGATTCTAAATACAACGAACGCCGCTCAGAATGCGAGGAAGCACTGCGTCGTTTACAAACTAAGCTAGACATCAACTCTTTAGGTGACTTAACAAATGATGAATTTGACGAAGCAGCTTACCTAATTAACGATGAAACTTTAATCAAACGTGCTCGTCACGCCGTTTCTGAAAATCAAAGAACCATTCGGGCAGCTAAGGCGTTGGCAGACGACGACTTGAAGACGTTTGGTGACTTAGTTACGGCTTCTCACGTTTCACTCCACTTTGATTACGAAGTAACTGGTAAGGAACTAGATACTTTGGCAGAAGCAGCTTGGAAACAACCCGGCGTACTTGGAGCCCGGATGACCGGTGCTGGTTTTGGTGGTTGCGGAATTGCAATCGTGGAAAAAGACCAAGTGGAATCCTTTAAGGAAAACGTGGGCAAAATTTATCGCGATAAAATCGGCTACGACGCTGACTTCTATATTGCAGAAGTGGCTGACGGACCTAAAGAACTTTAA
- the galE gene encoding UDP-glucose 4-epimerase GalE: protein MAVLVLGGAGYIGSHAVDQLITKGYDVAVVDNLVTGHRAAVNDQARFYEGDIRDTEFMDSVFTKEDVEGVIHFAAFSVVPESMKNPLKYFDNNTAGMVKLLEVMAKHGVKRIVFSSTAATYGEPKRVPIQESDPQVPTNPYGESKLAMEKIMHWSDIADGIKFVALRYFNVAGAKPDGSIGEDHHPETHLVPIILQVAAGERDQLQIFGDDYPTADGTNVRDYVHVVDLANAHILALEYLKQGHDSDVFNLGSSTGFSNKQMLDAAREVTGKEIPAVMAPRRAGDPSTLVAASEKARKVLGWQPQYDDVKEIIKTAWNWKVSHPKGYND from the coding sequence ATGGCTGTCTTAGTTTTAGGTGGTGCTGGTTATATTGGCTCACATGCAGTTGATCAATTGATTACGAAGGGTTATGACGTGGCGGTGGTTGACAACCTTGTTACCGGACACCGCGCAGCAGTAAACGACCAGGCTCGTTTTTACGAAGGCGATATCCGAGATACTGAATTTATGGATTCAGTTTTTACTAAAGAAGATGTGGAAGGTGTAATTCACTTTGCGGCCTTTTCGGTTGTCCCGGAATCAATGAAGAATCCTTTGAAATACTTTGACAACAATACCGCTGGAATGGTAAAGCTTCTTGAAGTAATGGCTAAGCATGGTGTGAAACGGATTGTATTTTCATCTACTGCGGCAACCTATGGCGAACCTAAGCGGGTGCCAATCCAAGAATCGGATCCCCAAGTGCCTACCAACCCCTATGGCGAAAGCAAGTTAGCGATGGAAAAAATTATGCATTGGTCAGACATTGCCGACGGAATTAAGTTTGTCGCGTTACGCTACTTCAACGTGGCGGGAGCCAAACCAGACGGCAGCATTGGCGAAGACCACCATCCCGAGACTCACTTAGTACCAATTATTTTACAAGTGGCGGCTGGCGAACGCGACCAGTTACAAATCTTTGGGGACGATTACCCAACTGCTGACGGAACCAACGTGCGCGATTATGTTCATGTAGTTGATTTAGCAAATGCCCACATCTTGGCATTGGAATATCTCAAACAAGGACATGATAGCGACGTATTTAACTTAGGATCGTCAACTGGTTTTTCAAATAAGCAGATGTTGGATGCCGCTCGTGAAGTAACCGGAAAAGAAATTCCTGCGGTTATGGCGCCTAGACGTGCAGGTGACCCAAGCACCTTAGTAGCCGCTAGCGAAAAGGCCCGGAAAGTGCTCGGTTGGCAACCGCAATATGATGACGTTAAGGAAATTATTAAAACCGCTTGGAATTGGAAAGTAAGTCATCCCAAGGGTTACAATGATTGA
- a CDS encoding UDP-glucose--hexose-1-phosphate uridylyltransferase yields MNSLEQFVQAVIDSPSQYTNLDHIYVYNRVLGLVGEGEPAEAVDGQLTSLVDALVKTAIQNGKIEDTQSDKSILADQLMDLVTPLPSVLNQLFWDKYQVSPKAATDYFFKLSKANDYIKTRAIAKNVSFPAQTDFGQLEITINLSKPEKDPKAIAAARNQPQNGYPLCQLCMQNEGYLGRLGYPSRSNHRIIRMTVGGETWGFQYSPYAYFNEHSIFLDQIHRPMVINRQTFANLLEIVKQLPHYFVGSNADLPIVGGSMLSHEHYQGGRHVFPMMKAPVARTIDLGMTGVEAGIVKWPMSTIRLTSKNPVALTDAAVKIHNTWMNYSDESVDVRAYTDGTRHHTTTPIAYKDGENYVMDVVLRDNQTSAEFPDGIFHPHQDVQHIKKENIGLIEVMGRAILPARLKTELVEVEKYLLNQENQMAEMHKTWADQLKETKSITPANVTEVVNTAVGNVFARVLADAGVFKWDDAGKAAFARFVSAVK; encoded by the coding sequence ATGAATAGTTTAGAACAATTTGTCCAAGCCGTAATTGATTCACCATCGCAGTACACCAACTTGGACCATATTTATGTTTATAATCGTGTTTTAGGCTTGGTTGGCGAAGGTGAACCAGCTGAAGCCGTTGATGGACAGTTGACGAGTTTGGTAGATGCGTTAGTTAAGACGGCTATCCAAAACGGTAAAATTGAGGATACTCAATCAGATAAGAGCATTTTAGCAGACCAACTAATGGACTTGGTGACGCCGTTGCCTTCCGTTTTAAACCAGCTTTTTTGGGATAAATATCAGGTGAGTCCTAAAGCGGCTACCGATTATTTCTTTAAATTAAGTAAAGCGAACGACTACATTAAAACCCGAGCGATTGCTAAAAACGTATCTTTTCCGGCTCAGACGGACTTTGGGCAGCTTGAAATTACCATCAATCTCTCGAAACCGGAAAAGGATCCTAAGGCAATTGCCGCGGCCCGTAACCAACCGCAAAATGGCTATCCTTTGTGCCAACTATGCATGCAAAATGAGGGGTATTTAGGTAGGTTAGGTTACCCATCCCGCAGCAATCATCGAATTATTCGGATGACGGTAGGCGGCGAAACTTGGGGTTTCCAATACTCGCCGTACGCATACTTCAACGAACATTCGATTTTTCTAGATCAAATTCACCGTCCAATGGTGATTAACCGGCAAACTTTTGCTAACTTATTGGAAATCGTTAAGCAGTTACCACATTATTTTGTGGGGAGTAATGCTGATTTGCCAATTGTTGGGGGATCAATGTTGTCACACGAACACTATCAAGGTGGCCGACATGTATTTCCAATGATGAAGGCGCCGGTTGCTAGGACCATTGACTTAGGGATGACTGGCGTGGAAGCTGGGATCGTAAAATGGCCAATGTCGACCATTCGCCTAACTAGCAAAAACCCGGTCGCGCTAACGGATGCGGCCGTTAAAATCCACAATACTTGGATGAATTATTCCGATGAAAGTGTGGATGTCAGAGCATATACCGATGGAACGCGTCACCATACAACTACCCCAATTGCCTATAAAGATGGGGAGAACTACGTGATGGACGTGGTCTTGCGGGATAATCAAACCTCGGCAGAGTTTCCAGACGGCATTTTCCACCCGCACCAAGACGTACAACACATCAAAAAAGAAAATATTGGATTGATTGAAGTAATGGGTAGGGCAATTCTGCCAGCTCGGTTAAAGACGGAACTGGTGGAAGTAGAAAAGTACCTGTTAAACCAAGAAAATCAAATGGCAGAAATGCATAAAACTTGGGCTGATCAACTAAAAGAAACTAAGTCGATCACGCCAGCAAACGTTACTGAAGTGGTCAATACGGCCGTTGGTAATGTTTTCGCGCGGGTTTTAGCTGATGCCGGTGTTTTCAAATGGGACGACGCTGGTAAGGCAGCCTTTGCTCGTTTTGTTTCCGCAGTTAAGTAA
- a CDS encoding transcriptional regulator: MDLVDRIKLTAKLKKNWNLKTTAQHAGIGVNSIYRWQTQAPRADKLLQVAEVLDVSLDYLMGRSEDSQIQNHPVSMTIEEAIDSIRYFNGEPVTDFKRRGLKAIAKAYLRKD, from the coding sequence ATGGACCTCGTCGACCGGATCAAACTAACCGCAAAGTTAAAGAAAAATTGGAATCTTAAAACCACCGCCCAACACGCTGGAATTGGGGTTAATAGTATTTACCGTTGGCAAACGCAAGCTCCCCGAGCTGACAAGCTGCTTCAGGTTGCGGAAGTTCTTGACGTATCCCTCGATTACTTAATGGGGCGCTCAGAAGATTCCCAGATTCAAAACCACCCCGTAAGTATGACCATCGAGGAAGCCATCGATAGCATTCGCTACTTTAACGGCGAACCGGTTACCGATTTTAAGCGACGTGGTTTAAAAGCCATTGCGAAGGCCTATTTGCGGAAGGATTAA
- a CDS encoding amino acid permease: METTGNNRNFRWYNIALISFTAVWGLNNVVNNFANQGLVVIVSWILIMALYFIPYTLMVGQLGATFQNAEGGVSSWMKELSTSRWAYLAAWTYWIVHVPYLAQKPQAILIGFSWLFQSNGNFVNQTPSYIVQALSLVIFLIFLWMATKGVTTLNRVGSIAGIGMFTMSILFIILGLAAPFIAHSSIATAHMDQVSTYMPKFNFNYFTTISMLVFAVGGAEKISPYVNKTRNPSKEFPLGMILLAIMVALSAVLGSFAMGMIFDADHIPNDLMANGSYTAFQILGNYFHVGNLLTWIFAISNILSTSAALAISVDAPLRIFLNDADKNFVPASLRRKNKNGVAINGYKLTGVLVSIIIIVPALGIGGMNDLYNWLMNLNSVVMPMRYLWVFVAYMLLSKQIKKFNSDYVFVKNSKIGFGFGLWCFLFTAFACILGVIPKIDYAANPTTWWFQLAMNIITPFVLIALGVIMPMIAKRQVKEEL; this comes from the coding sequence ATGGAAACTACGGGTAACAACCGCAATTTTCGTTGGTACAACATTGCGTTGATTTCGTTTACGGCCGTTTGGGGCTTGAACAACGTGGTCAATAACTTTGCTAATCAAGGCCTCGTGGTCATCGTTTCTTGGATTTTGATCATGGCGCTATATTTTATCCCTTACACTTTAATGGTTGGACAACTGGGGGCCACCTTCCAAAACGCGGAAGGTGGGGTCTCTTCGTGGATGAAGGAACTATCCACTAGTCGCTGGGCCTATTTGGCAGCTTGGACATATTGGATTGTTCACGTACCTTACTTAGCCCAAAAACCACAGGCAATTTTAATTGGATTTAGTTGGCTTTTCCAGAGTAACGGGAATTTTGTTAACCAGACTCCGTCATACATTGTTCAAGCGCTGAGTCTGGTGATTTTCTTGATTTTCTTGTGGATGGCTACTAAAGGAGTCACCACGCTTAATCGTGTGGGAAGTATTGCGGGAATCGGAATGTTTACCATGTCGATTTTGTTCATTATTTTAGGTTTAGCGGCACCATTTATTGCGCATTCATCGATTGCTACGGCACACATGGATCAAGTTAGCACTTATATGCCAAAATTTAATTTTAACTACTTCACCACGATTTCCATGCTAGTTTTCGCGGTTGGGGGAGCGGAAAAAATTTCACCATACGTTAATAAGACGCGAAATCCTTCCAAAGAATTTCCTCTAGGGATGATTTTACTTGCGATCATGGTGGCACTTTCAGCTGTCCTAGGTTCGTTTGCGATGGGAATGATTTTTGATGCCGACCACATCCCTAACGACTTGATGGCGAACGGGTCGTATACGGCTTTCCAAATTTTAGGAAATTATTTCCACGTAGGTAACTTATTAACCTGGATTTTTGCAATTTCCAATATTTTATCGACTTCGGCGGCGCTTGCGATTTCAGTTGATGCACCGTTACGAATCTTCTTAAATGACGCCGATAAAAACTTTGTGCCAGCAAGTTTGCGGCGGAAAAATAAGAATGGTGTCGCGATTAACGGTTATAAATTAACCGGAGTTTTGGTTTCGATCATTATTATCGTTCCGGCGCTGGGTATTGGTGGAATGAATGACTTATATAACTGGTTAATGAACCTTAACTCAGTCGTAATGCCGATGCGCTATCTTTGGGTATTCGTAGCGTACATGCTATTGTCGAAGCAAATCAAGAAGTTCAATTCCGACTACGTATTTGTTAAAAACTCGAAGATTGGCTTTGGCTTTGGATTATGGTGCTTCTTATTTACCGCATTTGCATGTATTTTAGGGGTGATTCCTAAGATTGACTATGCAGCAAATCCGACAACTTGGTGGTTCCAATTGGCAATGAACATCATCACGCCGTTTGTTTTAATTGCGCTAGGGGTCATTATGCCAATGATTGCAAAACGACAAGTTAAGGAAGAACTATAA
- a CDS encoding FAD-dependent oxidoreductase encodes MRNEYDVLIVGGGPGGLTAAIYAGRAELKTLLIEKSGYGGRITETAEVKNYPGIELDSGSHLMETFKKHAEDGETVELKRTTVTKVQPSEGGFVVSTKRRGDFTAKTVILDLGTVPRELNISGEKEFVGQGVSYCATCDAEFFKDQEIFVVGAGDQAIEESEYLAKFAKKINIVVLHDEGVLDCNEVAAKNIKNNPKVNFIWNSTLAEIKGGEKVEEVVVKNVKTGALTTHTTKGVFFFIGMTPQTSLVKGVVERDEHGYIHVNEKQETNLPGLYAIGDCTDNYLKQVVTACGDGACAVVAAERYLTEKKQLDQILNDSNAKVAFIFFNPYETQDIDQATKFENALVEKYKVYRQDVSHQTILFNQLKLTQTVAAALYENGQLIKVVNSIDELEK; translated from the coding sequence ATGCGTAACGAATATGATGTATTAATCGTCGGCGGGGGCCCGGGTGGTTTGACGGCGGCAATTTATGCCGGGCGCGCCGAATTAAAAACCCTTTTAATTGAAAAAAGTGGTTACGGTGGACGGATTACTGAAACGGCAGAGGTTAAAAATTACCCAGGGATTGAGTTAGATTCTGGAAGCCACCTAATGGAGACCTTTAAAAAACACGCCGAAGATGGGGAGACCGTGGAATTAAAGCGCACGACGGTAACCAAGGTGCAACCTAGTGAGGGAGGTTTCGTGGTATCAACGAAACGACGGGGCGATTTTACAGCTAAAACGGTAATTTTAGACTTAGGAACCGTTCCGCGTGAATTAAATATTAGTGGTGAAAAAGAGTTTGTCGGCCAAGGAGTTTCGTACTGCGCTACCTGTGACGCGGAATTTTTTAAGGATCAAGAAATTTTCGTGGTTGGAGCAGGGGACCAAGCCATCGAGGAATCCGAATATTTAGCTAAATTTGCCAAAAAAATTAACATTGTCGTGCTCCATGATGAAGGTGTTTTAGATTGCAATGAGGTGGCCGCTAAGAATATTAAAAACAATCCGAAGGTTAACTTTATTTGGAATTCAACGCTAGCAGAAATTAAAGGGGGCGAAAAAGTTGAAGAAGTAGTTGTTAAAAATGTAAAAACTGGAGCATTAACTACTCACACGACCAAGGGAGTGTTCTTCTTTATTGGGATGACTCCTCAAACTAGTTTGGTAAAAGGAGTGGTTGAAAGGGATGAACACGGGTACATTCACGTAAATGAGAAGCAAGAAACTAATTTGCCAGGATTATACGCAATCGGGGACTGTACGGATAATTATCTGAAACAAGTAGTTACAGCTTGCGGAGATGGCGCTTGTGCGGTAGTCGCAGCAGAACGCTATCTGACTGAAAAAAAACAGCTAGACCAAATTTTAAACGATTCCAATGCAAAAGTGGCGTTCATCTTTTTCAATCCGTATGAAACCCAGGACATTGACCAAGCAACCAAGTTTGAAAATGCCTTGGTAGAAAAATATAAAGTCTACCGTCAGGATGTTTCACACCAAACCATCTTGTTTAACCAGTTGAAACTTACCCAAACGGTCGCGGCAGCATTGTACGAAAATGGTCAGTTGATAAAAGTTGTTAATAGTATTGATGAATTAGAAAAATAG
- a CDS encoding aryl-sulfate sulfotransferase: MGQPSVFPHGTTIYKPEKCFNGYTIVPLINDGVLLFDMNGNEVRRWNMHAMPPKLFKGGYVMGSSGNRHPDYGMQDGVNLIEIDYDGNIVWEFDKLEKIDDPGRDHRWMARSHHDFQREGNPVGYYVPGQEAKPLSGNTLILGHQTIHNPKISDKRLLDEIMYEVDWQGNIVWQWSINEHFDELGFDEAAKNVLFRDPNMRSSDGGVGDYLHVNCMSYLGPNKWYDAGDERFKPNNIIFDSREANILAILDKDTGKIVWRIGPDFNASPELKKLGWIIGQHHLHMIPRGLPGEGNLLVFDNGGWAGYGVPNPASPIGTKNATRDYSRIIEFDPTTLKVVWEVTPKDFGHAIPVDASKFYSPYVSSAQRLPNGNTLIDEGSDGRLIEITNEKEIVWEWISPYYSHTDPGQPKNNMIYRAYRYPYDYVPQEPVPEEVAIEPIDNTTYRVPGAGKLGAKKVIDVEGTLPYYADVALCVATDDEDDTINKEKVFDVDKDFFAPLTTATFDEAVLENQEKPVLVLFGAERCVHCKALHPVLEEALKEDFADDFIIHYVDVDAETKLAEQHKIAGIPVVAIFKDGKELQRFNGERDYDDVCDFLEDALK, encoded by the coding sequence ATGGGACAACCTTCAGTATTCCCGCACGGGACCACAATTTATAAACCGGAGAAGTGTTTTAACGGCTATACAATCGTTCCGCTGATTAACGACGGGGTTTTACTATTTGATATGAACGGAAATGAGGTTCGCCGTTGGAATATGCACGCAATGCCGCCTAAATTGTTTAAAGGTGGCTACGTAATGGGTTCTTCGGGGAACCGTCATCCTGATTATGGAATGCAAGACGGAGTTAACTTGATTGAAATTGACTATGACGGCAACATCGTTTGGGAGTTTGACAAACTTGAAAAGATTGACGATCCGGGCCGGGATCACCGCTGGATGGCGAGATCTCACCACGATTTCCAACGGGAGGGCAACCCGGTTGGCTACTACGTTCCGGGCCAAGAAGCAAAACCGCTTTCGGGCAATACGTTGATTTTAGGGCACCAAACGATCCATAACCCTAAGATTTCTGACAAACGGTTGTTAGATGAAATTATGTATGAAGTGGATTGGCAAGGGAACATCGTTTGGCAATGGTCCATTAACGAACATTTTGACGAACTAGGGTTTGATGAGGCTGCCAAGAACGTCTTGTTCCGCGACCCTAACATGCGTTCTTCCGATGGAGGCGTCGGAGATTACCTCCACGTTAATTGCATGAGTTACTTGGGACCAAATAAATGGTACGACGCTGGAGACGAGCGTTTTAAACCGAACAACATTATTTTTGACAGTCGGGAAGCAAATATCCTAGCCATTTTAGATAAGGATACGGGAAAGATTGTTTGGAGAATTGGTCCGGACTTTAATGCTTCACCAGAGCTAAAGAAGTTAGGGTGGATTATTGGGCAACATCACCTGCACATGATTCCTAGAGGACTACCTGGCGAAGGCAACCTCTTAGTCTTTGATAATGGGGGGTGGGCAGGTTATGGCGTTCCAAATCCGGCTTCTCCAATTGGAACAAAGAACGCCACCCGGGACTACAGTCGAATTATTGAATTTGACCCAACCACTTTGAAGGTGGTTTGGGAAGTTACCCCTAAAGATTTTGGACACGCTATCCCAGTGGACGCAAGTAAATTTTATAGCCCGTACGTTTCTTCGGCACAACGGTTGCCGAATGGTAACACGCTGATTGACGAAGGGTCAGATGGGCGCTTAATTGAAATTACAAACGAAAAAGAAATCGTGTGGGAATGGATTTCACCATATTATTCGCATACCGATCCAGGACAACCTAAAAATAACATGATTTATCGGGCGTATCGTTATCCTTACGACTACGTGCCGCAAGAACCAGTACCTGAAGAAGTGGCGATTGAGCCAATCGATAACACGACTTACCGGGTTCCAGGCGCTGGTAAACTAGGTGCTAAGAAAGTTATCGATGTAGAAGGAACTTTGCCATATTACGCTGACGTTGCTTTATGTGTGGCTACGGATGACGAGGATGATACAATTAATAAGGAAAAAGTGTTTGACGTTGATAAAGACTTCTTTGCGCCTCTGACCACTGCTACCTTTGACGAAGCTGTCTTAGAAAACCAGGAGAAGCCAGTTCTAGTCCTATTCGGCGCAGAAAGATGTGTGCACTGTAAGGCTCTGCATCCAGTTTTAGAAGAAGCGTTAAAAGAAGACTTTGCTGATGACTTTATAATTCATTACGTAGACGTGGATGCCGAAACTAAGTTGGCTGAACAGCATAAAATTGCGGGAATCCCGGTCGTAGCCATCTTTAAGGACGGAAAGGAATTACAACGCTTTAATGGTGAACGTGATTACGATGACGTTTGTGATTTTCTGGAAGATGCCCTGAAATAA
- a CDS encoding Crp/Fnr family transcriptional regulator, producing the protein MEQRDFVKSILQHPLIRNHCRIEEYKRNIIVKTPGTLITEIGIVLKGYLKAIIYSRYGKEMCETIFGPNSIILEYLHFSGDKRSTYNLGSINQCQICWIPIENFSKVIFENPELSKMYIHQLAKRGLENQRLITCLGYKTVRERVAYWIISGGISAMENTEATELEFPVSQEVFSEILHVTRSSLNQELQKMSADGLFTVKRNVLKNINYAKLVNEI; encoded by the coding sequence ATGGAACAGCGCGATTTTGTGAAAAGTATTTTGCAGCATCCCTTAATTCGAAATCATTGTCGAATTGAAGAATACAAAAGAAATATTATCGTAAAGACCCCAGGAACCCTAATTACGGAGATTGGAATTGTGCTCAAGGGCTATCTTAAGGCGATTATCTATTCTAGATATGGTAAAGAAATGTGTGAAACGATTTTCGGACCCAACAGCATCATTTTAGAATATTTACATTTCTCGGGAGATAAACGGTCCACGTACAATTTAGGTTCAATTAACCAATGCCAGATTTGTTGGATTCCGATTGAAAATTTTTCAAAAGTGATTTTCGAAAATCCCGAACTTTCTAAAATGTACATCCACCAGTTAGCCAAACGAGGGCTGGAAAATCAGCGTTTGATCACCTGTTTGGGTTATAAAACGGTACGCGAACGGGTTGCTTACTGGATTATTAGCGGTGGTATTTCAGCGATGGAAAACACCGAAGCAACTGAGCTTGAATTCCCAGTCTCACAAGAAGTATTTTCAGAAATCTTACACGTGACCCGTTCATCATTGAATCAAGAGCTCCAAAAAATGAGTGCAGACGGACTTTTTACGGTGAAACGAAACGTGTTGAAGAATATAAATTACGCTAAATTAGTTAACGAGATTTAA